From the genome of Desertibacillus haloalkaliphilus:
CATCAATGGAAAGGAATTCAAAGTCATATAGGGTAGGGAGTAGGCACATAGCCTACCCCAACATTTGACTTAGAACCCTAAAAATTGAAAAAGTAACGATGGAATTTTCGTTTCAGTTACCATTAAGAATTGTTTAATAAAGGGGAAATCTGTTGAGGAATAGTTATGAAAAAGATCTCCCCACCACTCCGTTTCATAACGGCAAATCATACTTAAATTATAAAGCAACAAATAATGAACAACGATTTCAGGTAATGTTAAATAATCATCACGAATTCGTAATAAATAATAGTTGCCTGAATGACTACGGAGAAACGGTGCACAATCTAATCGGTTTAGTGGTTTTTCAAAAGGAATCACAACGTAGCCATTATTTTCGTAGGGTTCGTTTAGATGTGTGCGTGTACGGGTATTTAAAAAACGCCCCCAACTTGATACCCCAAGGTTAAAGTCATCAAGTAGTTTAGCTGTCACTTTAAAATCACTTTCCTCAGTCTTTTGTAACCGGTAAGAAATGGGCTTTTTATAAATACAGGCAAACAAAGGGTGTAGCTCAGGTACTTGTTTGAGGAGTACCTCCATTTTATATTTCTCTCCTTCCAAATGTTTCATGTGAAACATTTTGTCGTAAAAGTGCGAAAGGAGACCGTTTTTTTGTAGTCGGACTTCATCATTAAGAAACTCGTAATTTGACTTCTTGCGTTTTCTTGAGGACACACCATGGGCAAGGACTTGACTGTTTTCTGGGTAATGAGGGTCAACCGTTAAGATGCAAGCCTTCAGCAATTGAATCATGCCATAAAAGAGTAAAATTGGCCGTAGTTCGAGTGGTGCTTTGCTTGCTTGGATATAGTATTTTTCGCCATGTTCAAGGTGATAAATGAATGAGTAGCAGTTCTCATAGCTTAGGGTTTCGGCATCTTTAAGCTCACCTTTACGATAGCAGTCAGATAAGAAACGTTGTGTTAGTGTAGCTGATTGATATTTTGTAATGGGCTGCCAGTGTGTCGGTGTAACAATCGTCAATCCCTCCCTTTACGCTTTTTTTAACTATTATTCATGAACGTATTTTTTGAATAGTCAAACTTATACCGCATTCTTGACAGTAGTTTGTCCAATTGTTAAGCTACTAATAATATTTTCAGGAAACTTACAAGGAGAGAGGATGGAGTTTAGCGTGTGGGAAACTAAATTTGTTAAGGAAGGCTTAACTTTTGATGACGTATTACTCATTCCAGCGAAATCTGAAATTCTTCCACGGGATGTGTCGGTAAAGACGAAGTTATCGGAAACTTTAGAATTAAACATTCCGATTATTAGTGCCGGAATGGACACGGTAACAGAGGCAAAAATGGCAATTGCGATTGCCCGTGAAGGTGGTCTCGGCATTATTCATAAAAATATGTCGATTGAACAGCAAGCAGAAGAAGTGGATCGTGTAAAACGCTCAGAAAGTGGTGTCATTACAGATCCATTTTATTTAACACCAGATAGACAAGTATTTGACGCTGAACACCTAATGGGTAAATATCGAATTTCTGGTGTGCCGATTGTTGATGATGAGCAAAAGCTTGTAGGGATCATCACAAATCGCGACTTACGTTTTATTGAAGATTATTCAATTAAAATTAGTGAAGTTATGACAAGGGATAACCTTGTTACTGCACCTGTTGGAACAACGCTTGCGGAAGCTGAAGAACTGCTGCAAAAGTATAAGATTGAAAAACTACCACTCGTTTCTGATGACATGACATTAAAAGGGTTAATCACGATTAAAGATATTGAAAAAGTGATCGAATTCCCGAACTCTGCCAAGGATAGCCAAGGTCGCTTAGTGGCAGGGGCTGCTGTTGGTGTTACTACTGATACAATGGAACGTACAGCTGCACTTGTCGAGGCTGGTGTTGATGTTATTGTTGTTGATACGGCGCATGGCCATTCGCAAGGTGTTCTTGATAAGGTTGGCGAAATCCGTACGAAATATCCTGATTTAAACATTATTGCTGGTAACGTTGCAACAGCAGATGCAACAAGAGACTTAATTGAAGCTGGTGCTAATATTGTGAAAGTCGGTATTGGACCTGGGTCCATTTGTACAACTCGAGTGGTTGCAGGTATCGGTGTACCACAAATCACTGCTGTTTATGATTGTGCAACAGAAGCAAAGAAACATGGTGTACCGATCATTGCCGATGGTGGGATTAAGTACTCAGGCGATATTGCTAAGGCGTTAGCTGCTGGTGGACATGCGGTGATGCTCGGTAGTATTTTAGCGGGTGTATCGGAAAGCCCAGGTGAACGAGAAATCTACCAAGGACGTCAATTTAAAGTTTACCGTGGTATGGGGTCTATTGGTGCAATGGAAAAAGGCAGTAAGGATCGTTATTTCCAAGAAAATAATCAGAAGTTAGTCCCTGAAGGAATTGAAGGTCGTACACCATATAAAGGGCCTTTAGGTGATACTGTTCATCAGCTTGTTGGTGGTGTTCGTGCTGGTATGGGCTATTGTGGCACAGCGACTATTGATGAACTACGTGAAGAAGGGCAGTTCATTCGTATTACTGGTGCAGGCCTACGAGAAAGTCACCCACACGATGTACAGATTACGAAAGAAGCACCAAACTATTCGTTATAAAACGAACCGTTTCTTTCCTTTGTTTGTATTCAATATAGTTCGTTTTACCTTAAAATAGATAGGTCATTTACCTATCTATTTTTTTAATTTTAGGTATGGTAAAATTAGCTTTATGTGAAATCTAGTGGAGGTGTAAGGGTTGAAAAGCCTGCGTATCAATAAGTTTGTTTTTAGTTTTATGTTTATATTCCTGTTTGCAAATCTATTTAGTACGTCTTCGGAAGTGCGTGCTGATTTTAATAGTGGTGCAGATACAGCTATCCTTGTAGATGCTTCAACAGGGAATATTCTTTATGAAAAAAATGCCGATTTTACTGCTGGTGTAGCCAGTATGTCAAAAATGATGACTGAATACCTTGTTCTTGAAGCTGTTAATAATGGTTCGATTAACTGGGATTCCGTTGTTCCTATTAGTGATCTCGTTAATCAGGTCTCACATAGCCCTGGTCTATCAAATGTATTTTTAGATCCTGATGAGGACTATACTGTTCGTGATTTATATGAAGCGATGGCGATTGAGTCTGGGAATGCCGCGACTATGGCGCTAGCCGAGTATGTTGGAGGAACGTATACAGATTTTGTACGAATGATGAATGATAAAGCAGAAGAGCTTGATTTGCAGGACTACAAGTTTGTTAATTCGACAGGACTCAACAACAGTTATTTATTTGGTCAGCATGCAGAAGGTACGGCAGAAAATGACGAAAACCAAATGTCAGCACGAGCAACAGCAAAGCTAGCGTATCATTTAATTAACGATTATCCAGAAGTTTTAGAAACAGCTAGTATTCCAATGAAGTACTTCCAAGGTGAACCGGCAACAGGTGTAACACCACAGGAATGTCTAAATGATTGGACATGTATGAAAAACTGGAATGACATGCTTCCGGGACTTGGTCACTTTTACGAAGGAATTGACGGGTTGAAAACTGGGTATACTGACTTTGCAAAATATTGTTTTACCGGGACGGCAGAAAGAAATGACTTGCGTCTAATTTCTGTTGTCATGGGGACAGAATCAGAAACAGAACGCTTTAATGAAACACGTCGATTAATGGATTATGGCTTTAATACGTTTTCTAGCCAAGAGGTAATTGCTGCTAACGCGGTGATAGAAGATCATCAGACAGTGCCAGTCGCAAAAGGGAAGGAAAAAGAAGTTGCGATCTCAACGAATGAAGCGTTAACGGCAGTGGTTAAAGAGGGTGAAGAGGACTACTATCGTGCAGAGTTACAATTACATCCTGAGCTTTTAAATGAAGATGGAGAGTTAATTGCCCCACTCGAGCGCGGGGAAGAAGTGGGCACAGTTAACATCGTTTATGAAGGCGAAGGTGATTATGACTCGTTAATTGCTTCAGAAACTGTACACCCACAAGTGGCTGTTGTTACAGATACAGAGGTTGAAAAAGCTGGTTGGTTCAGAATGATGATGCGTGGTATTGGAGGCTTTTTCTCTGGAATTTGGTCAAGTGCAGCTGATACTGTGAAAGGCTGGTTTTAAAGAGTATTAGTAATTCTTAAAAACCGAGCAAATATATCGAGATTTAATTGGCTAATGTACAGATTAGTGGTAAAATAAATACAGAAAATTTATTATATTGTATTATAAACCGACAAGAAATTTATACAATATACGTCATCAAAGTAAAAGCAAATATAGGAGGAATTACATATGAGTAACACTGGTACAGATCGAGTAAAACGTGGAATGGCTGAAATGCAAAAAGGCGGCGTTATTATGGATGTTGTTAACGCTGAACAAGCAAAAATCGCTGAAGAAGCTGGTGCAGTAGCGGTAATGGCTCTAGAGCGTGTTCCTGCAGATATTCGTGCAGCAGGCGGTGTAGCACGTATGGCTGACCCAACAATTGTTGAAGAAGTTATGGAAGCTGTATCAATTCCAGTTATGGCAAAGGCACGTATTGGCCACATCGTTGAGGCTAAAGTGCTAGAAGCATTAGGAGTCGACTACATCGATGAAAGTGAAGTATTAACACCAGCTGATGAAGTTTACCATTTAAATAAAAATGATTTCACGGTTCCATTTGTTTGTGGTGCACGTGATATCGGTGAAGCTTGCCGCCGTATTGGTGAAGGTGCTTCAATGCTACGCACAAAAGGTGAGCCGGGGACTGGAAACATTGTTGAGGCAGTTCGTCATATGCGCATGATGCAATCACAAATTCGCAAAGTAGCTTCAATGTCAACAGATGAGTTAATGACTGAAGCGAAAAACACAGGTGCTCCTTATGAATTACTATTAAACATTAAAGAAACAGGCAAGCTTCCTGTTGTTAACTTCGCAGCTGGTGGTGTGGCTACACCTGCAGATGCGGCACTCATGATGCAATTAGGTGCTGATGGTGTATTCGTAGGATCAGGTATCTTCAAATCAGATAACCCACAACAATTTGCGCGTGCGATTGTTGA
Proteins encoded in this window:
- a CDS encoding YaaC family protein: MTIVTPTHWQPITKYQSATLTQRFLSDCYRKGELKDAETLSYENCYSFIYHLEHGEKYYIQASKAPLELRPILLFYGMIQLLKACILTVDPHYPENSQVLAHGVSSRKRKKSNYEFLNDEVRLQKNGLLSHFYDKMFHMKHLEGEKYKMEVLLKQVPELHPLFACIYKKPISYRLQKTEESDFKVTAKLLDDFNLGVSSWGRFLNTRTRTHLNEPYENNGYVVIPFEKPLNRLDCAPFLRSHSGNYYLLRIRDDYLTLPEIVVHYLLLYNLSMICRYETEWWGDLFHNYSSTDFPFIKQFLMVTETKIPSLLFQFLGF
- the guaB gene encoding IMP dehydrogenase, which translates into the protein MWETKFVKEGLTFDDVLLIPAKSEILPRDVSVKTKLSETLELNIPIISAGMDTVTEAKMAIAIAREGGLGIIHKNMSIEQQAEEVDRVKRSESGVITDPFYLTPDRQVFDAEHLMGKYRISGVPIVDDEQKLVGIITNRDLRFIEDYSIKISEVMTRDNLVTAPVGTTLAEAEELLQKYKIEKLPLVSDDMTLKGLITIKDIEKVIEFPNSAKDSQGRLVAGAAVGVTTDTMERTAALVEAGVDVIVVDTAHGHSQGVLDKVGEIRTKYPDLNIIAGNVATADATRDLIEAGANIVKVGIGPGSICTTRVVAGIGVPQITAVYDCATEAKKHGVPIIADGGIKYSGDIAKALAAGGHAVMLGSILAGVSESPGEREIYQGRQFKVYRGMGSIGAMEKGSKDRYFQENNQKLVPEGIEGRTPYKGPLGDTVHQLVGGVRAGMGYCGTATIDELREEGQFIRITGAGLRESHPHDVQITKEAPNYSL
- a CDS encoding D-alanyl-D-alanine carboxypeptidase family protein, with product MKSLRINKFVFSFMFIFLFANLFSTSSEVRADFNSGADTAILVDASTGNILYEKNADFTAGVASMSKMMTEYLVLEAVNNGSINWDSVVPISDLVNQVSHSPGLSNVFLDPDEDYTVRDLYEAMAIESGNAATMALAEYVGGTYTDFVRMMNDKAEELDLQDYKFVNSTGLNNSYLFGQHAEGTAENDENQMSARATAKLAYHLINDYPEVLETASIPMKYFQGEPATGVTPQECLNDWTCMKNWNDMLPGLGHFYEGIDGLKTGYTDFAKYCFTGTAERNDLRLISVVMGTESETERFNETRRLMDYGFNTFSSQEVIAANAVIEDHQTVPVAKGKEKEVAISTNEALTAVVKEGEEDYYRAELQLHPELLNEDGELIAPLERGEEVGTVNIVYEGEGDYDSLIASETVHPQVAVVTDTEVEKAGWFRMMMRGIGGFFSGIWSSAADTVKGWF
- the pdxS gene encoding pyridoxal 5'-phosphate synthase lyase subunit PdxS, with product MSNTGTDRVKRGMAEMQKGGVIMDVVNAEQAKIAEEAGAVAVMALERVPADIRAAGGVARMADPTIVEEVMEAVSIPVMAKARIGHIVEAKVLEALGVDYIDESEVLTPADEVYHLNKNDFTVPFVCGARDIGEACRRIGEGASMLRTKGEPGTGNIVEAVRHMRMMQSQIRKVASMSTDELMTEAKNTGAPYELLLNIKETGKLPVVNFAAGGVATPADAALMMQLGADGVFVGSGIFKSDNPQQFARAIVEATTHYEDYKLIAELSKNLGTAMKGIEISNLEPSERMQERGW